In Penaeus vannamei isolate JL-2024 chromosome 15, ASM4276789v1, whole genome shotgun sequence, the following are encoded in one genomic region:
- the LOC138864247 gene encoding uncharacterized protein, giving the protein MLEVCRVAHYHISHSILTQPISARPRISKLVPNIKIHLQETYTNRSSYNSLLTKESETHSNRSSTSKEPNAYNSSSVKEPNPSNSSSITEPNAYNSSLTKEPETHTSTANHSMPLEDDPRCRTPVKEKKGREKSKKSKKADAAKDNKRFKFIYETKPLHGKGPVVNRLPCEVTWRHDLAHEPPCRGPTPRVLAVVISAPGHQALRNRIRKSWASPALFPRSGLKAVFVIGAVYNRSLQAALDAESRQYKDIIQNNFYDSYRNLTYKTISWLDWVVRNCPETPFVAKVDDDVVVNPLNLRSYLQLPDVSSKDQKSSSTGAIFGDALYKGIAHRTGRWALQKEEYPESKLPTFVLGPAYILTRKACKRLWEDLPRVPFVWLEDVFLTGLVAHYAGVPRVKAPIFQQRYSVSFYSGSSVFMKEGRSADKEKAFAFITSLMKPKS; this is encoded by the exons GCTGGTCCCAAATATTAAGATCCATCTCCAAGAAACCTATACAAATCGCTCATCATACAACTCATTACTTACGAAGGAATCGGAGACTCATTCGAATCGCTCGTCGACTTCGAAGGAACCGAACGCATATAACTCATCATCTGTGAAAGAACCGAATCCATCCAACTCATCATCTATAACAGAACCGAATGCATATAACTCATCACTTACGAAAGAACCAGAGACTCATACTTCGACTGCAAATCACTCAATGCCATTAGAAGACGATCCTCGTTGCAG AACtccagtaaaggaaaaaaaagggcgagagaaatctaaaaaatctaaaaaggcGGATGCAGCGAAAGACAACAAAAGGTTTAA ATTCATCTATGAGACCAAGCCGCTGCACGGGAAGGGGCCCGTCGTGAACCGGCTCCCGTGCGAGGTGACGTGGCGCCACGACCTGGCGCACGAACCGCCGTGCAGGGGCCCCACCCCTCGCGTGCTGGCCGTCGTGATCTCGGCGCCAGGCCACCAGGCGCTGCGGAACCGCATCAGGAAGTCGTGGGCCAGCCCGGCGCTGTTCCCGCGCTCCGGCCTCAA AGCGGTGTTTGTGATAGGAGCGGTCTACAACAGGTCGCTGCAGGCGGCTCTAGATGCCGAGTCGAGACAATACAAGGATATCATCCAGAATAATTTCTATGACTCATACAG AAACCTGACATACAAAACGATCTCGTGGCTGGACTGGGTCGTGAGGAACTGCCCCGAGACCCCGTTCGTGGCCAAAGTGGACGACGACGTGGTGGTGAACCCTCTGAACCTGCGCTCTTACCTGCAACTCCCCGACGTATCTTCGAAG GACCAGAAGAGCTCGTCTACTGGGGCAATCTTCGGCGATGCTTTATATAAAGGAATTGCCCACCGCACCGGCCGCTGGGCTCTGCAGAAG GAGGAATACCCAGAGTCAAAACTACCCACGTTCGTCTTGGGTCCTGCCTACATCCTCACCAGGAAGGCCTGCAAGCGGCTGTGGGAGGACCTCCCTCGCGTGCCCTTCGTGTGGCTGGAGGACGTGTTCCTGACGGGCCTCGTGGCGCACTATGCAGGCGTCCCTCGTGTCAAAGCCCCGATCTTTCAGCAGCGTTACTCGGTGTCCTTCTACAGTGGCTCCTCTGTGTTCATGAAGGAGGGGCGGAGCGCCGATAAGGAGAAAGCTTTTGCATTTATAACGTCTTTGATGAAACCCAAATCATAG